In one window of Xiphophorus hellerii strain 12219 chromosome 23, Xiphophorus_hellerii-4.1, whole genome shotgun sequence DNA:
- the LOC116714769 gene encoding uncharacterized protein LOC116714769, translating into MMTSQVLLGVSLFAWLILDVHGLSVKGLQSQHQSSGGTSAGGNVASRGAGSGSSDPAGVFVQQPQSVQPVFVGVRAMPAAGYATGSVPAGYYSGASYIPGSAAGSPQAAAGQSSLPEAKWTIAPQAPSAQPQGSGAILPPPMTLQSGETSNVVKEAEPGNYQQQTEEFGYPAGRMGPGQSLPLVATQSLGAGGLWGYSSPYPHQCPFPYPYFDYRLLYGLYPPGTYTTLSKNYYRPGTSRKNMALMLHKWPRTLELASRRSNQMRT; encoded by the exons ATGATGACTTCTCAGGTCCTCCTGGG gGTGTCCCTCTTTGCCTGGCTGATTCTGGATGTTCATGGCTTGTCTGTGAAAG GTTTGCAATCCCAACACCAGAGCAGCGGTGGCACCAGTGCAGGGGGGAATGTTGCTTCTCGCGGAGCAGGTTCTGGCTCCAGTGATCCTGCAGGTGTCTTCGTGCAACAGCCCCAGTCTGTGCAGCCTGTGTTTGTCGGTGTGAGAGCTATGCCTGCTGCTGGATACGCTACAGGTTCTGTTCCAGCAGGATACTATAGTGGTGCTTCCTACATaccaggttctgctgctggctCTCCACAGGCTGCAGCTGGTCAGTCTTCCCTCCCAG AAGCAAAGTGGACAATCGCTCCTCAAGCACCAAGTGCACAACCTCAGGGTTCCGGTGCCATTCTCCCGCCTCCAATGACCCTTCAATCTGGAGAAACCTCCAATGTCGTGAAGGAAGCTGAACCTGGGAACTACCAGCAGCAGACGGAGGAGTTTGGTTATCCAGCTGGTCGTATGGGGCCTGGCCAAAGTCTTCCACTTGTTGCAACACAAAGTCTTGGTGCGGGTGGCTTGTGGGGCTACTCTTCTCCCTACCCCCATCAATGCCCTTTTCCCTACCCTTACTTTGACTACAGGCTCCTCTATGGTCTGTACCCTCCTGGCACCTACACTACCTTAAGCAAAAACTACTACAGACCAGGCACTAGCAGAAAGAACATGGCTCTGATGCTCCACAAATGGCCCAGAACCCTGGAACTGGCCAGCAGAAGGTCTAACCAGATGAGGACGTGA